From the Calonectris borealis chromosome 4, bCalBor7.hap1.2, whole genome shotgun sequence genome, one window contains:
- the G3BP2 gene encoding ras GTPase-activating protein-binding protein 2 isoform X4, which translates to MVMEKPSPLLVGREFVRQYYTLLNKAPDFLHRFYGRNSSYVHGGLDASGKPQEAVYGQAEIHKKVMSLQFSECHTKIRHVDAHATLSDGVVVQVMGELSNSGQPMRKFMQTFVLAPEGSVPNKFYVHNDIFRYEDEVFGDSEGELDEESEEEVEEEQEERQPSPEPVQENASSTYYENHPVTNGIEEALEESSHEPEPELESETKTEELKAEVEEKTLEELEEKSPSPPPVEPVSLPQEPPKAFSWASVTSKNLPPSGTVSSSGIPPHVKAPVSQPRVETKPEAQSQPPRVREQRPRERPGFPPRGPRPGRGDMEQNESDNRRIIRYPDSHQLFVGNLPHDIDESELKEFFMSFGNVVELRINTKGVGGKLPNFGFVVFDDSEPVQRILVAKRGGREEEGIQVVSRLSLLFNRCQS; encoded by the exons ATGGTGATGGAGAAGCCAAGTCCCCTGCTCGTAGGGCGGGAGTTCGTGAGACAGTACTACACTCTGCTAAATAAAGCTCCTGACTTCTTGCACAG GTTTTATGGCAGGAATTCTTCTTACGTCCATGGAGGACTGGATGCCAGTGGGAAACCGCAGGAAGCTGTGTATGGTCAAGCT GAGATACACAAGAAAGTGATGTCATTACAGTTCAGTGAATGCCACACCAAGATTCGTCATGTGGATGCTCATGCTACTCTGAGTGATGGGGTGGTTGTGCAAGTAATGGGAGAGCTGTCAAACAGCGGGCAGCCGATGAGAAAGTTCATGCAGACTTTTGTGCTTGCTCCAGAA GGTTCTGTTCCAAACAAGTTCTATGTCCATAATGATATCTTCAGATACGAAGATGAAGTATTTGGGGATTCAGAAGGAGAACTTGATGAAG agtctgaggaagaggtggaagaggagcaggaggaaagacaACCATCACCTGAACCTGTGCAAGAGAATGCAAGCAGTACTTACTATGAAAACCATCCTGTAAC CAATGGGATAGAGGAGGCGCTAGAAGAATCGTCTCACGAACCTGAGCCGGAATTGGAATCTGAAACGAAAACCGAGGAGCTGAAAGCTGAAGTAGAAGAAAAGACCCTTGAGGAGCTAGAAGAGAAGTCTCCGTCACCACCTCCTGTAGAACCTGTTTCGCTACCACAAGAACCACCAAAG GCTTTCTCTTGGGCTTCAGTGACCAGTAAAAACCTGCCTCCTAGTGGtactgtttcttcctctggaatTCCACCCCATGTTAAAGCACCAGTCTCACAG CCACGAGTTGAAACTAAACCCGAAGCTCAGTCTCAACCTCCTCGTGTACGTGAACAGCGTCCCAGGGAAAGACCGGGTTTTCCGCCCCGAGGACCTCGACCAG GGAGAGGGGACATGGAACAGAATGAGTCGGATAATCGTCGAATAATTCGCTATCCAGACAGCCACCAGCTCTTTGTTGGGAACTTGCCGCATGATATCGATGAGAGTGAACTGAAAGAGTTCTTCATGA GCTTTGGAAATGTGGTAGAACTTCGCATAAATACTAAAGGAGTGGGAGGAAAACTGCCTAATTTTGGTTTCGT